The following coding sequences lie in one Cucurbita pepo subsp. pepo cultivar mu-cu-16 chromosome LG13, ASM280686v2, whole genome shotgun sequence genomic window:
- the LOC111809369 gene encoding S-adenosylmethionine carrier 1, chloroplastic/mitochondrial-like yields MRDSPDILVHEVKDAKNKAVKFSATLNVGENKEFDFVRTLYEGAIAGGAAGLVVEAALYPIDTVKTRLQAVHGGGKVVLKGLYSGLAANLVGMLPATAIFVGVYEPTKQKLLNSLPENLNALAHLTAGVIGGVASSIIRVPTEVVKQRMQTSHFASTSNAVHVIVSREGFKGLYAGYGSFLLRDLPFDAIQFCIYEQLRIGYKLAAQRDPNDPENAIIGAFSGAITGAITTPLDVIKTRLMIQGSSSQYQGIRDCCRTIMKEEGARAFLKGIGPRVLWIGLGGAIFFGVLEKTKQMLANKRCPMPQKPIQPR; encoded by the exons ATATTTTGGTGCACGAGGTGAAAGACGCTAAAAATAAGGCCGTCAAGTTTTCTGCAACACTTAATGTCGGAGAAAATAAGGAGTTTGATTTTGTACGTACCTTATATG AAGGGGCTATAGCTGGAGGTGCTGCTGGCCTCGTTGTAGAAGCTGCTCTATATCCAATTGATACAGTAAAAACTCGTCTACAG GCTGTTCATGGAGGAGGAAAAGTTGTACTAAAGGGTCTTTATTCTGGATTGGCTGCAAATCTTGTTGGGATGTTACC TGCCACTGCCATTTTCGTTGGTGTATATGAACCTACCAAGCAGAAATTGCTCAATTCTCTCCCCGAAAACCTCAATGCTTTAGCTCATCTG ACTGCAGGTGTCATAGGAGGAGTGGCTTCATCGATCATCCGTGTACCAACAGAG GTTGTTAAGCAAAGGATGCAGACTAGCCACTTTGCATCTACATCGAATGCTGTCCACGTTATTGTTTCAAGGGAAGGTTTTAAAGGCCTTTATGCG GGGTATGGATCTTTCTTACTACGAGATTTGCCATTTGATGCCATTCAGTTCTGCATTTATGAACAACTTAGGATAGGGTACAAGCTAGCA GCGCAAAGAGATCCAAATGACCCTGAGAATGCTATAATTGGTGCCTTTTCTG GTGCTATTACTGGGGCTATAACCACTCCTCTTGATGTGATCAAAACTAGATTAATGATTCAG GGATCAAGTAGTCAATATCAAGGTATTCGTGATTGTTGTAGGACCATAATGAAGGAAGAAGGAGCACGTGCCTTTTTAAAG GGCATAGGGCCAAGGGTATTGTGGATAGGGTTAGGAGGCGCTATATTTTTTGGCGTTCTTGAAAAAACAAAGCAGATGCTTGCTAATAAGAGGTGTCCAATGCCTCAGAAACCCATCCAGCCGCGATGA